Genomic DNA from Garra rufa chromosome 22, GarRuf1.0, whole genome shotgun sequence:
CAGACTACATTTATCTGACTCATGAATACTTGGTGTTCAAACAGATGGCCTGTACTATCTGATCTCATCAAGAGGAGTCCTTTACCAGACGTTCTGTGATATGACCACTGCTGGCGGCGGCTGGACGCTGGTGGCCAGTGTTCATGAAAACAACATGTATGGAAAGTGCACTGTTGGTGATCGCTGGTCTAGTCAGCAGGGCAGTGACCCAAACCGGCCTGATGGTGATGGGACATGGACAAACACAATCACTTTCGGAGCTGCTGAGGCTGCTACAAGTGACGATTATAAGGTACTTTTTATTACATTAATGGGTTTAAAGCCATAGTTTAAGGGAAGCAACCTAAAGGACATTAAGACATTGGACTGACAATCAAAAGATGTTTGTCTGCAATCTAAAATgacagtctgtttttttttttgtcacagaaTCCTGGATACTTTGACATTGTGGCACAGGATATATCTGTGTGGCATGTTCCTAATAATATTGATTTGGAACACTGGACAATTGCCTCCATCTTGCGATACCACACTGAAAATACCTTCCTAAGCCTTTACGGGGGAAACCTTTTCAATTTATTTAAGGTCAGATAAACTCAGTTTAGAGTTTGAAACATTCATAGATATACAGGCAAAAAAGTGTTCAATAactatttatacatacatattaGGGATTTATTCAGTATATATAAAATttcataaatacatatattttgatTGAGGGACACATACAGAATTTGTTTCTTATATGTTTTCTTATCTTCATTTTCCCAGAAATTTCCTGTGAGGTTTGGAATCGGGACATGTAAAACTGATAATGGACCTGCTATTCCAATTGTATATGATATTGGAAATGCGGATTACACCAAAAGTCTGTATGGTCCTTTAGTAAGAGGTATTGGTATATTATGGCTGTCAATTTAATCCATTAGTTTAATTTGTTAGGAAAAAATAACATGCTTACTTTTTACCCCTATAAGGCACATTTTAGTACCTTAAAGGTATTTGCACCTAAAGTACACATGCCTAATTTTTTCTTTGAAGGGTTACCGCCTCACTGACTTCTTTTGTgcccttttttctgagagtgtataaAGCCCCAGCAGAACTGTTGTGTTTCTTTACTGAATTAACCTGATTTTTATACAAATCAGGTTAACCAATGATTTAATGGCCTGTTAATTAAAAAAAGCCATTTACTAcagattacagttttttacagacgctaggacacatttctcaatacttaggtcacttttgcaaaactcttcacacaattctcctaaccgactttcagcttggcaaagcagttctaccagaaagactcaggAGAATGAATACTGTGACAATTATCCATTTATTAGCAGCCCAGCAAGCAATaacgttctttggcgtaggccccgtccaTAACTCGCAATCTGAGGGTCCGGACTCTGCATATCCTGCCTGAAGATCAAGGCAGGGGCGCAGCCGACCCCCGTGAGGTATGTAAGGGACCCTCCTGGTGGTGGTGGTGAGGAAGATGGAGGGAAAGATTAAATTTGgaggaggtggggaggatggtgGTGAATTGAAGCGTCAGCATCTGCGAATTCAAACATGAGTAAGTACCGATCTTATATACCACAAGTGTTGGAATGTGATTGGATAGATGAAAATTGAGTGACGTGACAATTAAGTCTTCCCGGCAGAACTTAATGCTAGAGCTTTcatttcatttcacattcaaaatgcactacaactaccaaaacactttattcaggtctcaaataaactcattctttcagaatactagcaaaggttgacagtcgacaaacacactttgtcacccacaaaacaatgacctaaaaaacactaacaacatgtagcattacacagtgtcttcttgtgtaaaacaaggacacatctctgtttataattgcaatatatattgtttataactgcaatatatgttactggaatgaatcagccatgatgcagaattcgtcaatattttatgtcgtttatttatttttatttgggtccatgtttacatcacaatacaaacctattcagcagttgtctccttttgtaatgaaattgaaagagtaaaacctgtgtagatgttcatctacaatgagaatcagctgtggctggttaaactgcatttttagatttgaaatatgtttcaataaaatattgctgttgaaattTTCTGTCTTAATTAGTTTTgcgttatgttattgttttgaacataagtttaacagttttgaaaacagtatgtaagcacgtgcaaaatgtcctgtacatacaaagatttttggcagttgttgtgtctgagtgagaaaagagttcatgaaatttgagagatgtagtcattgaatgcattttgtgccaaaacaatgataattgatcctcagtttagcccacatagacttctgttgtgctcactgtgtgaagagttttgcaaaagtgacctaagtattgagaaatgtgtcctagcgtctgtaaaaaactgtaaataagcAGTTTGAACtaactgaatgaataaatgacttaGTCAAAGTGACTTAttcattaaagggatggttcggagtagaattgacttcattgctatgcactccgaagcccatctaaataccccatccgaagttttttttaccttagtcgaacatttatgaagatattagagtttttcgaattgcttgttaaaggagtgaatggtacatgtaatgtatctcgtaaattgcaccactaaacgtgcaagtaatcttaccaaacttgtacagtagtgtaaataggttatgtactcacaaaacgctgcatcagaacatttgtaagtccaccatgagtgttttaaaaacacgttttacccgagaactactagtctcagaaactacaagtagACGTCGCTTCCcttggtttgaaaaaagcacgtaaaagtcctcctactacatctgtctgcatgtcaacttgtaggaggacttttacgtgcttttttcaaaccggggaagtgacgtcgacgtgtcgccatttgtagtttttgagactattagggattttaaaacactcatggtggatttacaaatgttccgatgcagcgttttgtgagtacataacctatttacactactgtacaagtttggtaagattacttgcacgtttagtggtgcaatttacgagatacatcacatgtaccattcactcctttaacaagcaattcgaaaaactctaatatctttataaatgttcgactaaggtaaaaaaaaactttggatggggtatttagatgggcttcggagtgcatagcaatgaagtcaattctactccgaaccatccctttaagccaTTTACCACCAGttactggcagttttagtttcttatttagagtttcatataattaaaaatgttgttGCTTTGAtgcttttctcatttaacacaataatggctttaaattataatttagggACAATTTCTCAGCCACATTTTGTCAGGATGCATGCAGGAACTGGCAGACAATGAAGGAGTGAAGTGTAAAGTTTTTACTGAATCCTTTTAAACAAAACAATGGAAAACAAAAGACTGGAACACGAGACAAAATAAAGGAAACTAAGGAACATAGAAGCGACAACATGAATGAACAACAATGCCAGACAAGTAAACTGTGGAAAACAACCAATTTATAAAGGGTAGACTAATCACTAGGACAGGTGTGGCAGATTACGCTAACAAgaggaagtccaaatatgggcataggGGAAAACCAATAAACACTGAACAACAGGGGACACTAGGAAAAACATACAAAACAGTCCATAATCCTGACAcatttaggcccggtttcacagacagggcttagattaaaccaggattaggccatagatcaattaggacatttaagtaatttttataaacatgcttcgaaaaaaacattactggtgtgcatcttaaaacaaaaaaaggcactgatatatttttaagatcagtcagtgcaagtttatttcagttgaaacagctcagacttacattttagtctaggactaggcttaagccatgtctgtgaaaccgggggttagagtacaattaattagattaattatttTGAATCAATTAATCACCACatcatgtaaataattaaatgtaaaaaacgaAATCACTTGATAGTCCTAATTAGAATATTTCTTGAATCAATTGGCAGATAATGTCATTGTACAgtattattttttcagtggctgtgTATTATATACAGTACTCTGCATCTTTGTTGAGATGTAAACACTGCAAATAATGAAAGTGATGTAAAGAACATCATCAAGAACAATCATCAATAACATATTCTTTTTCAGCAATCTTTGAGCCTGGATTCATCACATTCAGAGTCTTTAATAATGAAAAGGCAGCCATGGCTCTTTGTTCGGGCATTAAACCAACTGGCTGTGACACTGAACATGTGAGTTTGTGGATTAT
This window encodes:
- the LOC141298173 gene encoding intelectin-like; translation: MEMTVCLTKMLSGILLSLLLSLWLCDGKIRGAMYVIQETEVPCINISDTNTNHELEKLLDRIKYVARSCKEIRDKYHVFDDGLYYLISSRGVLYQTFCDMTTAGGGWTLVASVHENNMYGKCTVGDRWSSQQGSDPNRPDGDGTWTNTITFGAAEAATSDDYKNPGYFDIVAQDISVWHVPNNIDLEHWTIASILRYHTENTFLSLYGGNLFNLFKKFPVRFGIGTCKTDNGPAIPIVYDIGNADYTKSLYGPLVRAIFEPGFITFRVFNNEKAAMALCSGIKPTGCDTEHFCIGGGGHFPHEAPRQCGDFTSFDWDGYGTHIDHSASREITEAAVLLFYR